Proteins encoded together in one Lathyrus oleraceus cultivar Zhongwan6 chromosome 5, CAAS_Psat_ZW6_1.0, whole genome shotgun sequence window:
- the LOC127080089 gene encoding uncharacterized protein LOC127080089 has translation MSSKLDVMVTHNKMLETKISQVAQQQAATASLARAFPGQTQPNPKGHANAITLRGGTKLDGPVNPRLQNPAMYQNSEAITQMPSYAKLLKEILSNKKKIEDNETVTLTAECNAIIQNNMPPKLKDPGEVRPTRMSLQLADCSIKFPVGMLENIPVRIGQFYIPTDSIIMDIKEDSNIPIILGRPFLATAEAITNVKKGKLTFEVGEENFEFILSYFLKAPVIEYSFCFRDVIDECIREMEMGRSKYTEVLKIPVTPISEEEN, from the exons ATGTCGAGTAAGCTTGATGTTATGGttacccataacaaaatgttagaaaccAAAATTTCTcaagtagcccaacaacaagcAGCAACAGCATCCCTAGCTAGAGCATTTCCTGGTCAAACTCAACCAAATCCAAAAGGTCATGCTAACGCTATCACGCTACGAGGTGGAACAAAATTAGATGGCCCAGTTAACCCAAGacttcaaaatccagccatgtATCAGAACTCTG aagctattacacaaatgccctcatatgctaagttaCTTAAAGAGATCTTATCTAATAAGAAAAAGATCGAGGATAATGAGACtgttacacttactgctgagtgcAACGCTATAATCCAAAATAACATGCCTCCTAAGCTAAAAGATCCag GAGAAGTAAGACCGACGAGAATGTCTCTTCAACTAGCTGATTGTTCTATTAAATTTCCAGTAGGTATGCTAGAGAACATTCCTGTTCGTATAGGTCAATTCTATATTCCCACCGACTCTATAATAATGGACATAAAGGAGGATTCCAACATCCCTATCATTTTAGGAAGACCCTTTTTGGCCACTGCTGAAGCTATCACAAATGTGAAGAAAGGAAAGCTAACCTTTGAGGTTGGTGAAGAAAATTTTGAATTTATTCTATCATATTTCTTAAAGGCACCAGTTATAGAATATTCATTTTGTTTCCGAGACGTTATCGACGAATGCATTAGAGAAATGGAGATGGGACGATCTAAGTATACTGAAGTACTAAAGATTCCAGTAACTCCTATATCTGAAGAGGAAAATTAG
- the LOC127080090 gene encoding uncharacterized protein LOC127080090 produces MNLNIAAGGALMDKPYEDASQLIENMAQNHFQWEGKRTSTEKPTMKTKTYEVNGINHVNAKVYALTQNIENLTITLVATIATVAPNCELCGTPGHTNVECQLLAGIPTDQVNYTQGNPYSNTYNPGWRNHPNFSYKNKNALFSPNPTPVVPPGYQKGPLLLHKHLESQISNS; encoded by the coding sequence ATGAATTTAAACATTGCAGCTGGCGGTGCTTTAATGGACAAACCTTATGAAGACGCATctcaactcattgaaaacatggcgCAAAACCATTTCCAATGGGAAGGTAAGCGAACTTCTACAGAAAAACCAACTATGAAGACCAAAACATACGAAGTCAATGGCATAAACCACGTCAATGCTAAAGTGTATGCTCTTACTCAAAATATTGAGAACTTAACCATAACCCTAGTAGCTACCATAGCTACTGTGGCACCCAACTGCGAATTATGCGGAACCCCTGGGCACACTAATGTTGAATGTCAGTTATTGGCTGGTATTCCTACTGACCAAGTAAACTACACCCAAGGAAACCCATATTCCAACACCTACAATCCTGGCTGGAGAAATCATCCAAACTTTTCTTATAAAAACAAAAATGCTTTGTTTTCACCAAACCCAACACCTGTTGTACCTCCAGGTTATCAGAAAGGACCCCTGCTTCTCCATAAGCACCTAGAAAGTCAAATATCAAACTCATGA